A window of Haloarcula sp. H-GB4 contains these coding sequences:
- a CDS encoding HAD family hydrolase, translated as MTESPDVEAVFWDIGGVILRMASVRAAHREFVERLCAEYPATGDSDAALERWRDVLGTYFDEREGTAFRPAREGYRRAVDEILTVNPAETEWESLFQEIRNEQVEPNPDAVTAIEDLADAPLHQGVISDVDDDEGEQLLRTFGVWDAMDSYTASEAVGQTKPDPAMFVTALGKAGVEPAQAVMIGDRYEHDMDGGTRAGLWTVAYGAEDGPAVDIAFDDLRELPDWLGVAE; from the coding sequence GTGACCGAGAGTCCAGACGTTGAGGCCGTCTTCTGGGACATCGGGGGCGTAATCCTTCGGATGGCGTCCGTCCGGGCGGCCCACCGCGAGTTTGTCGAACGCCTGTGTGCCGAATACCCGGCGACTGGGGATTCCGACGCGGCCCTCGAACGATGGCGGGATGTTCTCGGAACGTACTTCGACGAGCGCGAAGGGACAGCGTTCCGGCCAGCCCGCGAGGGCTACCGGCGGGCAGTCGATGAGATTCTGACAGTCAATCCCGCGGAAACCGAGTGGGAATCACTGTTTCAGGAAATCCGTAACGAACAGGTCGAGCCCAACCCCGACGCCGTCACGGCGATCGAGGATCTGGCAGACGCGCCGCTCCATCAGGGCGTCATCAGCGATGTGGACGACGACGAGGGTGAGCAACTCCTTCGGACCTTCGGCGTCTGGGACGCGATGGATTCGTACACCGCCTCGGAGGCCGTCGGTCAGACCAAACCGGACCCGGCGATGTTCGTAACGGCGCTCGGAAAAGCCGGAGTCGAACCGGCACAAGCTGTGATGATCGGTGACCGCTACGAGCACGATATGGACGGCGGAACACGGGCCGGGCTGTGGACGGTTGCCTACGGAGCCGAGGACGGACCTGCCGTGGATATCGCCTTCGACGACCTCCGGGAGTTGCCGGACTGGCTCGGCGTCGCAGAGTGA
- a CDS encoding SDR family NAD(P)-dependent oxidoreductase: protein MPEMFDAMSKPHTERFRLEDQRAIITGASSGIGRAIAEEFAADGADVVVCSREQDNVGPVADEINDSDRPGEAVAIECDVTDREAVEALVEATVDEFGGLDVLVNNAGASFMSGFDDISENGWKTIVDINLHGTYHCTQAAGDALATDGGGTVINLSSVAGEQGAPYMSHYGAAKAGVSNLTSTLSAEWADRDIRINCIAPGFVATPGVESQMGVSADNIDREAVERRIGLSEEIADIALFLASPASSYIVGQTITAAGVPRLEETPDI from the coding sequence ATGCCCGAGATGTTCGATGCGATGTCAAAGCCACACACGGAGCGGTTTCGCCTGGAGGATCAGCGGGCGATTATCACAGGTGCATCGAGCGGCATCGGCCGGGCAATCGCGGAGGAGTTCGCGGCCGACGGGGCCGATGTGGTTGTCTGCTCGCGCGAACAGGACAACGTCGGACCGGTAGCCGACGAAATCAACGACAGCGACCGGCCCGGCGAAGCGGTCGCTATCGAATGCGACGTGACAGACCGCGAGGCCGTCGAGGCGCTTGTGGAAGCGACCGTCGACGAGTTCGGCGGACTGGACGTGCTCGTGAACAACGCCGGCGCGAGCTTCATGTCCGGGTTCGACGACATCAGCGAGAACGGCTGGAAAACCATCGTCGACATCAACCTCCACGGGACCTACCACTGCACGCAGGCGGCCGGGGACGCGCTAGCCACGGACGGCGGTGGGACGGTCATCAACCTCTCCAGCGTCGCCGGAGAACAGGGCGCACCGTATATGAGCCACTACGGGGCCGCAAAGGCCGGCGTCAGCAATCTCACGTCAACGCTGTCAGCGGAGTGGGCTGACCGCGACATCCGCATCAACTGCATCGCGCCGGGCTTCGTCGCCACGCCAGGCGTCGAGTCACAGATGGGTGTCAGCGCCGACAATATCGACCGCGAAGCCGTCGAGCGCCGAATCGGTCTCTCGGAGGAGATTGCCGATATCGCGCTGTTCCTTGCCAGTCCGGCGTCGTCATACATCGTTGGCCAGACGATCACCGCCGCCGGTGTTCCACGGCTCGAAGAGACGCCCGACATCTGA
- a CDS encoding MaoC/PaaZ C-terminal domain-containing protein, whose translation MTGEFDAVDVGDSFTTSGRTITEADVVNFAGVSGDFNHLHTNAERMADSGYGERIAHGALVFSVVTGLLWQARDEAEKRHMVAFYGIDRVRFIKPVFLGDTIHVEAEIVDTERRDHPVATGVVRTEVTALNQADEAVFSAEFLTLRR comes from the coding sequence ATGACCGGCGAGTTCGACGCAGTCGACGTTGGCGATAGCTTCACCACCTCGGGACGGACCATCACCGAGGCCGACGTGGTCAACTTCGCGGGTGTCAGCGGGGATTTCAATCATCTCCACACGAATGCCGAGCGGATGGCCGACTCGGGGTACGGCGAGCGTATCGCCCACGGCGCGCTGGTGTTTTCGGTCGTCACTGGCCTCCTATGGCAGGCCCGCGACGAGGCCGAAAAGCGGCACATGGTCGCGTTCTACGGCATCGACCGGGTTCGGTTCATCAAGCCGGTGTTCCTGGGAGATACCATTCACGTCGAGGCTGAGATTGTCGACACGGAACGGCGGGACCACCCGGTTGCGACGGGCGTCGTCCGGACCGAAGTCACCGCGCTGAATCAGGCCGACGAAGCTGTTTTCTCGGCCGAGTTCCTGACGCTCCGGCGGTAG
- a CDS encoding four-helix bundle copper-binding protein, which yields MSQPLTDAAHLSERERECLKLCREAVDVCEWCADECAELDGMTECIRHCHDVTDVAALHCKLLARGSSHREAMAGLCATVCRECAKECQQHDHDHCRTCAEVLSECAEACEAMVK from the coding sequence ATGTCACAGCCCCTCACTGACGCAGCACATCTGAGCGAGCGGGAACGCGAGTGTCTGAAACTGTGTCGAGAAGCAGTCGACGTGTGCGAGTGGTGTGCCGACGAGTGTGCGGAACTCGACGGCATGACCGAGTGTATTCGGCACTGTCATGACGTGACGGACGTTGCAGCCCTCCACTGCAAGCTCCTCGCGCGAGGGTCATCACACCGAGAAGCGATGGCCGGGCTCTGCGCGACAGTTTGTCGGGAGTGTGCCAAAGAGTGTCAGCAGCACGACCACGACCATTGCCGTACCTGTGCGGAGGTCCTTTCAGAGTGTGCTGAGGCCTGTGAAGCGATGGTCAAATAA
- a CDS encoding PRC-barrel domain containing protein, whose translation MSTIQLTDDDVGKTVVTSTGDEIGIVSGYRYGTAYVDPDPGLKTTLLTKLGWEDTDADDGYPLQTDAVDTITEDQIRLSTDL comes from the coding sequence ATGTCTACGATCCAGTTGACCGACGACGATGTCGGCAAGACAGTTGTCACGAGTACCGGCGACGAAATCGGCATCGTCAGCGGGTACAGATACGGCACCGCCTACGTTGACCCTGATCCCGGGCTGAAAACGACACTCCTGACGAAACTCGGCTGGGAAGACACCGACGCCGATGACGGTTACCCGCTGCAGACTGATGCCGTCGACACCATCACCGAGGATCAGATCCGTCTCAGCACGGACCTGTAA
- a CDS encoding helix-turn-helix domain-containing protein produces MPTIVSGTVPASDLALNHSLEQLPELQFEIERIVTSGDDALMPMLWVRGSQREDIEQTLEADPSVDNVELLGDFEDEWLFRMEWIDHVDLIVQMLTNSEATILDAVGQGTAWKLRVLYPRRSLFSKTHDFCAEHNLAFEVSSIRELDEDPAGRYGLTSAQYEILAEASDRGYFEVPREVDLSELADALGITHQAASERLRRATDALVEDVLFVDFD; encoded by the coding sequence ATGCCCACCATCGTCTCCGGGACGGTTCCGGCCAGCGACCTGGCGCTCAATCACTCGCTGGAACAGTTACCGGAGTTGCAGTTCGAAATCGAGCGGATCGTCACGAGCGGTGACGACGCACTCATGCCGATGCTGTGGGTCCGTGGGAGCCAGCGCGAGGACATCGAGCAAACACTCGAAGCGGACCCCTCCGTTGACAACGTCGAACTGCTGGGCGACTTTGAGGACGAGTGGCTGTTCAGGATGGAGTGGATCGACCACGTCGACCTCATCGTTCAGATGCTCACTAACTCAGAGGCGACGATTCTCGATGCCGTAGGCCAGGGAACGGCCTGGAAACTGCGCGTACTGTATCCGCGGCGCTCGCTGTTCTCCAAGACACACGACTTCTGTGCAGAGCACAACCTCGCCTTCGAGGTCTCCTCGATCCGGGAACTCGACGAAGACCCGGCGGGTCGCTACGGACTTACGTCGGCCCAGTACGAGATTCTCGCCGAGGCGTCCGACCGCGGCTACTTCGAGGTGCCCCGCGAGGTAGATTTGTCAGAGCTCGCCGACGCGCTGGGTATAACACACCAGGCAGCCTCCGAGCGGCTCAGACGCGCGACCGACGCCCTTGTCGAGGACGTGCTGTTTGTCGATTTCGACTGA
- a CDS encoding YihY/virulence factor BrkB family protein yields the protein MYCEPRPAIDHSHHHWNAPQIPMSGIATGHEIVQRARDENVPFMGASIAYYAIASIVPLLALLLAVLSTFGGTATLLELLRTVLSENGQMILTELLENTRGHGATGTLSLVFVVWSGSKVFRGLSVAFTQVYCEVAEISLLARLVRSAIVMGVLLGAVVFLSATSVALTYVQFQVPYPMLVGNLAAFAALVIAFVPIYYVLPPVETSLTHVAPGALFAAAGWITIQVGFFYYAGTAGQYAAYGYLGALLLFVTALYLAAIVLLLGVVVNATLDW from the coding sequence ATGTACTGTGAGCCCCGACCAGCTATCGATCACAGTCACCATCACTGGAACGCGCCCCAGATACCGATGAGCGGTATCGCAACCGGACACGAGATCGTTCAGCGGGCCCGCGATGAGAACGTCCCGTTTATGGGAGCCAGCATCGCCTACTATGCGATTGCGTCGATCGTCCCGCTCCTCGCGCTCTTGCTCGCTGTGCTCTCTACGTTTGGGGGCACCGCGACGCTGTTGGAACTGCTTCGGACGGTCCTCTCAGAGAACGGTCAGATGATTCTGACAGAGTTGCTTGAGAACACGCGCGGCCATGGGGCGACCGGAACCCTGAGTCTGGTGTTCGTCGTCTGGAGCGGCAGCAAGGTGTTCCGCGGCCTCTCCGTCGCCTTTACCCAGGTGTATTGCGAAGTCGCGGAGATATCGCTGCTGGCTCGACTCGTCCGCAGCGCAATCGTAATGGGCGTGCTCCTCGGTGCTGTCGTCTTTCTGTCGGCCACTAGCGTCGCACTCACGTACGTCCAGTTTCAGGTCCCGTATCCGATGCTGGTCGGCAACCTCGCTGCATTTGCCGCCCTCGTTATCGCGTTCGTCCCGATATACTACGTTCTGCCACCCGTCGAAACCTCGCTTACACACGTCGCCCCGGGAGCGCTGTTTGCCGCGGCGGGCTGGATCACCATCCAGGTCGGATTTTTCTATTACGCTGGGACTGCCGGTCAGTACGCGGCATACGGCTACCTCGGCGCGCTGCTCCTGTTCGTCACGGCGCTGTATCTGGCTGCCATCGTGTTGCTGCTCGGTGTCGTCGTTAATGCGACGCTGGACTGGTAG
- a CDS encoding aldo/keto reductase, which produces MNRRQLGTTGYDVTDVGLGTWNIGGDWGDVSAEEGRETIRTALDAGVDFIDTADVYGDGFSEQRIADVLDERGVRDEVTVATKAGRRLDPHTADRYNYDNLSGHVDRSREYLGTDTLELLQLHCPPTDAYYQPETFDALSRLQAEGKVAHCGVSVERVEEALKAIEYPEIETVQIIFNMFRQRPAELFFQEAKRRDIGVIVRVPLASGLLTGKLSRDMEFPENDHRNFNIEGEAFDRGETFAGLPVDAGFDAVDELREHVPERMTMAQMALRWILDHDAVSTVIPGSTSPDHVRANAAVSEMDPLSNQVHGAVRDSYEEYVFDDVHHRW; this is translated from the coding sequence ATGAACCGACGACAGCTAGGGACGACAGGGTACGACGTGACAGACGTTGGACTGGGGACCTGGAACATCGGTGGTGACTGGGGCGATGTCTCGGCGGAGGAGGGTCGGGAAACGATCCGGACCGCGCTCGACGCTGGCGTCGATTTCATCGACACCGCCGACGTGTACGGTGACGGCTTCAGCGAGCAGCGCATCGCAGACGTGCTCGACGAACGCGGGGTCCGCGACGAAGTGACCGTCGCGACGAAGGCCGGCCGCCGGCTCGACCCACATACGGCCGACCGCTACAACTACGACAACCTCTCCGGGCACGTCGACCGCTCGCGTGAGTACCTCGGGACTGATACACTGGAACTGTTGCAACTGCACTGTCCGCCGACTGACGCCTACTACCAGCCCGAGACGTTCGACGCCCTCTCACGGCTGCAAGCCGAGGGGAAAGTCGCTCACTGCGGCGTCAGCGTCGAACGCGTCGAGGAAGCGCTGAAAGCCATCGAGTATCCGGAAATCGAAACGGTCCAGATAATTTTCAATATGTTCCGTCAGCGACCCGCGGAGCTATTCTTTCAGGAAGCCAAGCGCCGCGACATCGGTGTCATCGTCCGCGTCCCGCTGGCTTCCGGGCTCCTGACCGGGAAGCTCTCCCGGGACATGGAGTTTCCCGAGAACGACCACCGGAACTTCAACATCGAGGGCGAGGCGTTCGACCGCGGTGAGACCTTCGCTGGCCTCCCGGTCGACGCGGGCTTTGACGCTGTCGACGAACTCCGCGAGCACGTCCCCGAGCGGATGACGATGGCTCAGATGGCGCTACGCTGGATTTTGGACCACGATGCGGTGTCGACTGTCATCCCCGGCTCCACCTCGCCGGACCACGTCCGGGCGAACGCGGCGGTCAGCGAGATGGACCCGCTCTCAAATCAGGTTCATGGCGCGGTGCGGGACAGCTACGAAGAGTACGTCTTCGACGACGTCCACCATCGCTGGTAG
- a CDS encoding alanine--glyoxylate aminotransferase family protein: MDEAPAVGELSPPDRTLMGPGPSDVHPRVLKAMSTPLVGHLDPSFIEIMDEVQDLLRYTFRTDNKWTIPVSGTGSAAMEAAIGNVVEPGDTMLVPTNGYFGDRMASMAERAGGEVVTVDAPWGQPLDPAAVEAAFDDHSPDVFGFVHAETSTGVLQPSVPELTDIAHANDALVIADSVTSLGGVELRVDEWGIDVAYSGPQKCLSCPPGASPLTLNDDAMDKVLSRESEARSWYLDISLLEGYWGDERAYHHTAPITNVYALREALRLVAEEGIEERWDRHLRVAGALKAGVEGMGLEMNAPDDFWLPSLNTVRVPDGVDDGAVIQYLLDEYDLEIASGLGALEGDIWRIGCMGHSARRQNVSYLLAALGNALGEQGAAVDVDAGLAAMSERF; this comes from the coding sequence ATGGACGAGGCACCCGCTGTCGGAGAGCTGTCACCACCAGACCGGACGCTGATGGGCCCCGGCCCGAGCGACGTACACCCGCGCGTACTCAAGGCGATGAGTACGCCGCTGGTCGGCCACCTCGATCCCTCGTTCATCGAGATCATGGACGAGGTCCAGGACCTCCTCCGGTACACGTTCCGGACGGACAACAAGTGGACGATTCCAGTCTCCGGGACCGGGTCCGCGGCGATGGAGGCGGCCATCGGCAACGTCGTCGAACCGGGCGATACGATGCTTGTCCCGACGAACGGCTACTTCGGCGACCGGATGGCGAGCATGGCCGAGCGCGCGGGCGGCGAGGTCGTCACCGTCGACGCCCCCTGGGGCCAGCCGCTCGACCCGGCAGCGGTTGAAGCGGCATTCGACGACCACAGCCCGGACGTGTTCGGGTTCGTCCACGCCGAGACCAGTACCGGCGTCCTCCAGCCGTCGGTACCCGAACTCACAGACATCGCCCACGCAAACGACGCGCTGGTCATCGCCGACAGCGTGACCTCGCTTGGCGGCGTCGAACTCCGCGTGGACGAGTGGGGCATCGACGTGGCCTACTCCGGCCCGCAGAAATGCCTCTCCTGTCCGCCGGGCGCGAGCCCGCTCACGCTTAACGACGACGCGATGGACAAGGTCCTCTCCCGCGAGTCCGAGGCCCGCTCGTGGTATCTGGACATCTCGCTGCTGGAGGGGTACTGGGGCGATGAGCGCGCCTACCACCACACGGCCCCGATCACGAACGTCTACGCGCTCCGTGAAGCGCTTCGCCTCGTCGCCGAGGAAGGCATTGAAGAACGCTGGGACCGTCACCTGCGCGTCGCTGGCGCGCTGAAAGCCGGCGTCGAGGGCATGGGGCTGGAGATGAACGCCCCGGACGACTTCTGGCTCCCGAGCCTGAACACCGTCCGTGTGCCCGACGGCGTCGACGACGGCGCGGTCATCCAGTACCTGCTGGACGAGTACGACCTCGAAATCGCCAGCGGACTGGGCGCACTGGAAGGCGACATCTGGCGCATCGGCTGCATGGGCCATTCGGCCCGCCGGCAGAACGTCAGCTATCTGCTTGCAGCGCTGGGCAATGCGCTGGGTGAGCAGGGCGCGGCCGTAGACGTGGACGCGGGGCTAGCGGCGATGAGCGAGCGCTTCTAA
- a CDS encoding universal stress protein, whose translation MYSVLIPVDRDEARASNQASYVSRLPDATETVEATVLYVVPPDEFADAAEAEFDDIDAAVQAADQLEAAGISVTRMVDDGGVAQQIVRTATELDSGEIVVGGRKRSGVSKVLLGSTAQDVLLSAESPVTITGESVVLGEGIRQVLVPVDTSEERARNQAKYLASLPNAPDSVEATVLFVFPHQDYKGAPSHDFEEVDAAVTAAEHLEAEGIPVERVAVGGEVGRKILDAATDRDADNIVMGGRKRSGIANVLLGSTTQDIMLAAERPVTLTG comes from the coding sequence ATGTACAGTGTACTCATACCCGTCGACAGAGACGAAGCGCGCGCGTCGAATCAAGCGAGCTATGTTTCACGGCTCCCGGATGCCACTGAAACCGTCGAGGCAACAGTGCTCTACGTGGTTCCCCCGGATGAATTCGCCGACGCTGCTGAGGCGGAGTTCGATGACATAGACGCCGCCGTCCAGGCAGCCGACCAACTGGAAGCGGCCGGTATCTCCGTGACTCGGATGGTTGATGACGGCGGCGTCGCCCAACAGATCGTCCGTACCGCGACCGAACTGGACAGTGGTGAGATTGTCGTCGGCGGACGCAAGCGATCGGGCGTCTCGAAAGTCTTGCTCGGCAGTACTGCACAGGACGTGTTGCTCTCGGCCGAAAGCCCAGTCACAATCACGGGCGAGAGTGTCGTGCTCGGGGAGGGGATACGGCAGGTACTGGTCCCAGTCGATACGAGCGAAGAGCGAGCACGGAACCAGGCTAAATATCTTGCTTCTCTTCCCAACGCTCCCGATTCAGTCGAAGCAACGGTCCTCTTCGTGTTCCCACATCAGGATTACAAGGGCGCTCCATCTCACGACTTCGAAGAGGTCGACGCCGCTGTCACTGCTGCGGAGCACCTAGAAGCAGAAGGGATCCCCGTCGAACGGGTCGCCGTCGGCGGTGAAGTCGGACGGAAGATACTCGACGCCGCAACGGACCGCGATGCCGATAACATCGTCATGGGCGGACGCAAGCGGTCGGGGATCGCGAACGTCCTCCTCGGGAGCACCACGCAGGACATCATGCTCGCTGCCGAACGCCCGGTTACGCTCACCGGCTGA